One genomic segment of Pseudomonas fortuita includes these proteins:
- a CDS encoding LysR family transcriptional regulator produces MAFSSDSLATFLAVLDAGSFSAAARKLGRVPSAVSMAIAQLEAELDLPLFDRATRKALPTSAALALEPQARQVICQLNLLDAQALQLHQGLEKRLTIAMAPELQTGRWSQPLETLAQAFPSLEIEVRSATQTEAIRLLHDGSVQLALVFERPGIDERESFLEAGSQLLVAVASPRHPAGQNSGTPLPEEAFAEQRQIIVASGKATGSDPRMVLSRRIWLTDSYLATLDLVQSGLGWAYLPQPLVEPLIASGALAEVRFDNMASRLRLWVDIIWIKSRPLGLGARRYLEVTRQLFEKEPPRA; encoded by the coding sequence ATGGCCTTCTCCAGCGACTCCCTGGCAACTTTCCTCGCGGTGCTGGATGCCGGCTCGTTCTCCGCCGCAGCGCGCAAGCTGGGCCGTGTGCCTTCGGCCGTGAGCATGGCAATCGCCCAACTGGAAGCCGAGCTGGACCTGCCGCTGTTCGACCGGGCCACACGCAAAGCCTTGCCCACCAGCGCCGCCCTGGCGCTGGAGCCCCAGGCCAGGCAGGTGATCTGCCAGCTCAACCTGCTGGATGCCCAAGCCCTGCAATTGCACCAAGGCCTGGAAAAGCGCCTGACCATCGCCATGGCGCCCGAGCTGCAGACCGGCCGCTGGAGCCAGCCACTGGAGACCCTCGCCCAAGCGTTTCCCAGCCTGGAAATCGAGGTACGTTCGGCCACCCAGACCGAAGCCATTCGCCTTTTGCATGACGGCAGTGTGCAACTGGCACTGGTGTTCGAGCGGCCCGGCATCGACGAACGTGAGTCGTTCCTCGAAGCCGGTAGCCAACTGCTGGTGGCCGTCGCTTCACCACGCCATCCAGCCGGGCAGAATAGCGGCACGCCATTGCCTGAGGAGGCCTTTGCCGAACAACGGCAGATCATCGTGGCCTCAGGCAAGGCCACCGGCTCGGACCCACGCATGGTGCTGTCGCGGCGCATCTGGCTGACCGACAGCTACCTGGCCACGCTGGACCTGGTGCAGTCCGGGCTGGGCTGGGCCTACCTGCCGCAGCCGTTGGTTGAACCGCTGATTGCTTCGGGTGCACTGGCAGAAGTGAGGTTCGACAACATGGCCAGCCGCCTGCGCTTATGGGTGGACATCATCTGGATCAAGTCACGGCCGCTGGGCCTCGGTGCCAGGCGTTACCTGGAGGTCACGCGCCAGCTCTTCGAGAAGGAGCCACCCAGAGCCTGA
- a CDS encoding response regulator, which translates to MSQSATLLVIDDEPQIRKFLRISLASQGYKVLEAATGQEGLAQAALGKPDLVVLDLGLPDMDGQQVLRELREWSAVPVMVLSVRASEVQKVDALDGGANDYVTKPFGIQEFLARVRALLRQVPQAGGSEVAASFGPLTVDFAFRRVTLDGVEVALTRKEYALLALLAGHPGRVITQQQLLKDVWGPTHVENTHYLRIVVGHLRQKLGDDPTAPRFIITEAGVGYRLVAPPI; encoded by the coding sequence ATGAGCCAGTCCGCCACGCTGTTGGTCATCGACGATGAACCGCAGATCCGCAAGTTCCTGCGCATCAGCCTGGCCTCGCAGGGCTACAAGGTGCTCGAAGCTGCTACCGGCCAGGAAGGGCTGGCCCAGGCTGCTCTGGGCAAGCCGGACCTGGTGGTGCTCGACCTGGGCCTGCCGGACATGGACGGCCAGCAGGTGCTGCGAGAGCTGCGCGAATGGAGCGCGGTGCCGGTGATGGTGCTGTCGGTGCGCGCCAGTGAGGTGCAGAAGGTGGATGCGCTGGACGGCGGGGCCAACGATTACGTGACCAAGCCGTTTGGCATCCAGGAATTTTTGGCGCGGGTGCGGGCCTTGCTACGCCAGGTGCCACAGGCCGGGGGCTCGGAAGTGGCAGCCAGCTTTGGGCCGTTGACCGTGGATTTTGCCTTTCGCCGGGTAACCCTCGACGGTGTGGAGGTGGCGTTGACGCGCAAGGAGTATGCCTTGCTGGCGCTATTGGCCGGGCACCCAGGGCGGGTGATTACCCAGCAGCAACTGCTCAAGGATGTCTGGGGGCCTACCCATGTGGAGAATACCCACTACCTTCGGATCGTGGTCGGGCATCTGCGGCAGAAGCTGGGCGATGACCCCACGGCGCCACGGTTTATCATCACCGAGGCAGGGGTGGGGTACAGGTTGGTGGCGCCGCCCATCTAA
- a CDS encoding sensor histidine kinase, with protein MSDSARADALLANLPRTGRGRLKVFLGAAPGVGKTFAMLQAAHAQQRQGVQVLAGVVETHGRAETEALLAGLQQQPLLRSQYRDVTLEEMDLDGLLKAAPKLALVDELAHTNAPGSRHAKRWQDVQELLAAGIDVYTTVNVQHLESLNDKVRDITGVQVRETLPDWVLQEAFELVLIDLPPRELLERLREGKVYVPEQARAAIDAYFSQTNLTALRELAMQTAAAQVDADLADGYRQRGQEAPALRGRLLVGVDGDDQAERLVRHASRVAQRRHLPWSLVHVDNGRLRDETARHRLQAAQQLAERLGGEVVLLRAGEVARTLIQHAAERRASLVLVGQSRDRLRRRLFGAGVAARLLRESHGLEINVLDRDVQPQAPRSAVRRVWVWRHYLLALLATVMAAGLAWAVSSVLALPNISLVFLAAVLLVAVRSSLGPALACAALSFLTYDFLFIPPNFSFSIQREEDVLTLVFFLLMAALTGNLAARQRRQLQALRETQAQTSQLLDLSRRLTVATDRQAVFSAAGQHLDGWQDMQVCLLERNPEGQLQVASGEAHAFSDTERAAADWAWQHGQAAGHGSDTLPNGRWWWWPLAVDEQPLALLGVRPRNGQPLNDPRRRLLTALSQPLAQALARARLAEQLEAARLHGETEQLRSALLASVSHDLRTPLTAMRGSIDSLLALGEAIPPEDRRELLEGTRNEAERLDRYIQNLLDMTRLGHGGLKLARDWVAPADIVGSALNRLRVVLAPLRVHTDVPAELPLLFVHAALIEQALVNVLENAARFSPGNGRLELQVAVHEDQLRFTVSDQGPGIPVADREKIFDMFYTAARGDRGGQGTGLGLAICQGMIGAHGGQILVGEGIDGQGTGITLCLPLPPQPEAESETP; from the coding sequence ATGAGTGATTCCGCCCGCGCAGATGCGCTGTTGGCTAACCTCCCGCGCACCGGCCGGGGCCGGCTGAAGGTGTTTCTTGGCGCCGCGCCCGGCGTGGGCAAGACCTTCGCCATGCTCCAGGCCGCCCACGCCCAGCAACGCCAGGGCGTGCAGGTACTGGCAGGCGTTGTCGAAACCCACGGCCGCGCGGAAACCGAAGCGCTGCTTGCAGGTCTCCAGCAGCAACCTCTGCTGCGCAGCCAGTACCGCGACGTCACCCTTGAAGAAATGGACCTCGACGGCCTGCTCAAGGCCGCGCCAAAACTGGCCCTGGTGGACGAACTGGCCCACACCAATGCCCCCGGCAGCCGCCACGCCAAGCGCTGGCAGGACGTACAGGAACTGCTGGCCGCTGGCATCGACGTGTACACCACGGTCAACGTCCAGCATCTGGAAAGCCTCAACGACAAGGTGCGTGACATCACTGGCGTACAGGTGCGTGAAACCCTGCCGGACTGGGTGCTGCAGGAAGCCTTCGAACTGGTGCTGATCGACCTGCCACCCCGCGAACTGCTCGAACGCCTGCGTGAAGGCAAGGTTTACGTGCCCGAGCAAGCGCGGGCGGCCATCGATGCGTACTTCTCGCAAACCAACCTCACCGCCTTGCGCGAACTGGCCATGCAAACTGCCGCCGCACAGGTCGATGCCGACCTCGCCGACGGCTATCGCCAGCGTGGCCAAGAGGCCCCGGCCTTGCGCGGGCGGCTTCTGGTAGGCGTGGACGGCGACGACCAGGCCGAACGCCTGGTGCGCCATGCCAGCCGCGTGGCGCAACGCCGTCACCTGCCCTGGAGCCTGGTGCATGTGGACAACGGCCGCTTGCGCGACGAAACCGCGCGTCACCGCTTGCAGGCCGCGCAGCAGCTGGCCGAGCGCCTGGGCGGCGAGGTGGTGCTGCTAAGGGCTGGCGAAGTGGCGCGCACGTTGATCCAGCATGCCGCCGAACGGCGGGCCAGCCTGGTGCTGGTGGGGCAGTCCCGTGACCGCCTGCGTCGTCGCCTGTTCGGTGCCGGTGTGGCTGCGCGGCTGCTGCGCGAAAGCCATGGGCTGGAAATCAACGTGCTGGACCGCGACGTGCAGCCGCAAGCACCGCGGTCGGCGGTGCGGCGGGTGTGGGTGTGGCGCCACTACCTGCTGGCGCTGCTGGCCACGGTCATGGCGGCGGGGCTGGCCTGGGCGGTGTCGAGTGTGTTGGCGCTGCCCAACATCTCGCTGGTGTTTCTGGCTGCGGTGTTGCTGGTGGCGGTGCGCAGCAGCCTGGGGCCTGCGCTGGCGTGCGCCGCGCTATCGTTCCTGACATACGATTTTTTGTTCATTCCACCCAATTTCTCGTTCAGCATCCAGCGCGAAGAAGACGTGCTGACCCTGGTGTTCTTCCTGCTGATGGCCGCGCTTACCGGCAATCTGGCTGCACGCCAGCGCCGGCAGTTGCAGGCGCTACGCGAAACCCAGGCGCAGACCAGCCAGCTGCTCGACCTGTCGCGCCGACTGACCGTGGCCACCGACCGCCAGGCCGTGTTCAGCGCTGCGGGCCAGCACCTGGACGGCTGGCAGGACATGCAGGTGTGCCTGCTGGAGCGCAACCCCGAAGGCCAGCTGCAGGTGGCCAGCGGCGAAGCCCACGCCTTCAGCGACACCGAACGGGCTGCCGCCGATTGGGCCTGGCAGCACGGCCAGGCCGCTGGCCATGGCAGCGACACCTTGCCCAATGGCCGCTGGTGGTGGTGGCCGCTGGCGGTGGACGAACAGCCTTTGGCACTGCTGGGGGTGCGCCCGCGCAACGGGCAGCCGCTCAACGACCCACGCCGGCGCCTGCTGACGGCCCTTAGCCAGCCACTGGCTCAGGCCCTGGCCCGCGCCCGCCTGGCCGAGCAGTTGGAGGCTGCGCGCCTGCATGGCGAAACCGAGCAGCTGCGCAGCGCCTTGCTGGCGTCTGTCTCCCACGACCTGCGCACGCCGTTGACCGCCATGCGCGGCAGTATCGACAGCCTGCTGGCGTTGGGCGAAGCGATCCCGCCTGAAGACCGCCGCGAGCTGTTGGAGGGCACACGCAACGAGGCCGAACGCCTCGACCGCTATATCCAGAACCTGCTGGACATGACCCGCCTGGGCCATGGTGGCCTCAAGCTTGCACGCGACTGGGTAGCCCCGGCCGACATCGTTGGCAGTGCGCTCAACCGCTTGCGCGTTGTGCTGGCGCCGCTGCGGGTGCACACCGACGTGCCGGCCGAGCTGCCCTTGCTGTTCGTGCATGCGGCGCTGATCGAACAGGCGCTGGTCAACGTGCTGGAAAACGCCGCACGCTTCTCCCCGGGCAATGGTCGGCTTGAGCTGCAAGTGGCCGTGCATGAAGACCAGTTGCGCTTTACCGTCAGCGACCAGGGCCCTGGCATTCCGGTCGCCGACCGCGAGAAGATCTTCGACATGTTCTATACCGCTGCCCGTGGTGACCGCGGCGGGCAGGGCACAGGCCTGGGCCTGGCAATCTGCCAGGGCATGATCGGCGCCCATGGCGGGCAGATTCTGGTGGGCGAAGGCATCGATGGCCAGGGCACCGGCATCACTTTATGCTTGCCGCTACCCCCTCAACCTGAAGCTGAAAGCGAAACCCCATGA
- the kdpC gene encoding potassium-transporting ATPase subunit KdpC has protein sequence MNAYVRPALSLALLMTLVTGALYPLAVTGIAQVVFPEQANGSLVRDDQGQVRGSALIAQDFKGDGWFHARPSAGAFATVASSASNLSPSNPALAERVKGEAASLYQAQQGPVPQALLTTSGSGLDPHLPPEAVAYQIPRVAAARQLPVERLQALQEEATLHPMIGPPVVNVLALNQALEKLAITK, from the coding sequence ATGAATGCTTATGTACGCCCGGCTTTAAGCCTGGCCCTGTTGATGACGCTGGTGACCGGCGCACTGTATCCGCTGGCAGTAACCGGCATCGCCCAGGTTGTTTTTCCGGAACAGGCCAATGGCAGCCTGGTGCGGGATGACCAGGGCCAGGTGCGCGGTTCGGCGTTGATCGCGCAGGATTTCAAGGGGGATGGCTGGTTCCATGCGCGGCCTTCGGCAGGCGCTTTTGCCACGGTGGCCAGCAGTGCCAGCAACCTTTCGCCTAGCAACCCGGCGCTGGCCGAGCGGGTCAAAGGGGAGGCGGCTAGCCTGTACCAGGCGCAGCAGGGGCCGGTGCCGCAGGCGTTGTTGACCACCTCGGGCAGCGGCCTCGACCCGCACCTGCCACCGGAGGCCGTGGCCTATCAGATCCCACGGGTGGCGGCGGCGCGTCAACTGCCGGTGGAACGCTTGCAAGCCTTGCAGGAAGAGGCCACCCTCCACCCAATGATCGGCCCACCGGTGGTCAATGTGCTGGCGTTGAACCAGGCCTTGGAAAAGCTCGCAATTACCAAATGA
- the kdpB gene encoding potassium-transporting ATPase subunit KdpB produces MNMPIPEVNTRHTAKDQTRFAALWRPALVQAFVKLDPRQLKRSPVMLVVALTAVLTTVLCFAPGNGVSTGVAVQIALWLWFTVLFANFAEALAEGRGKARADSLKAGSQGLTAQRRQRDGSYETVAASALRKDDVVRVVAGEMIPGDGEVLEGIAAVNEAAITGESAPVIRESGGDRSAVTGNTRLVSDWLLIRITSNPGESTLDRMIALVEGAKRQKTPNEIALDILLIGLTLIFLIVVVTLQPFAHFAGGSLPLIFLAALLVTLIPTTIGGLLSAIGIAGMDRLVRLNVIARSGRAVEAAGDVHTLMLDKTGTITFGNRRCSALHAAPGITARELGEGALLASLADDTAEGKSIVEYLRQLHEFVEPAAGQFDAVAFSAETRLSGIDYQQHRYRKGAVDAVLAFVGMQRLEMPPALAREVERIAQSGGTPLLVCIDKRLLGVIHLKDVVKPGIRERFAELRKLGIRTVMVTGDNPLTAAAIAAEAGVDDVLAEATPEKKLARIRQEQNDGRLVAMCGDGANDAPALAQADVGMAMNDGTQAAREAANMVDLDSDPTKLLDVVQVGKELLVTRGALTTFSIANDVAKYFAILPALFAAIYPQLGVLNLMQLASPQSAILSAIVFNALIIIVLIPLALRGVRVQAASAAHLLRRNLLIYGLGGIVVPFAGIKLIDLLLNALNLV; encoded by the coding sequence ATGAACATGCCCATTCCTGAAGTGAATACCCGGCACACTGCCAAGGACCAGACGCGCTTTGCCGCGCTGTGGCGCCCGGCGCTGGTGCAGGCGTTTGTCAAACTCGACCCGCGCCAGCTCAAGCGCTCGCCGGTGATGCTGGTGGTGGCCCTGACCGCAGTGCTCACCACCGTACTGTGCTTCGCCCCTGGCAATGGCGTGAGCACGGGTGTTGCCGTGCAGATCGCACTGTGGCTGTGGTTTACCGTGCTGTTCGCCAACTTCGCCGAGGCCCTGGCCGAAGGCCGTGGCAAGGCCCGCGCCGACAGCCTCAAGGCCGGTAGCCAAGGCCTGACTGCCCAGCGTCGCCAGCGGGATGGCAGTTACGAGACGGTTGCTGCCAGCGCGCTGCGCAAGGACGACGTTGTGCGCGTGGTCGCCGGCGAGATGATCCCCGGTGACGGCGAGGTGCTTGAAGGCATCGCGGCTGTCAACGAGGCCGCCATTACCGGCGAGTCCGCCCCCGTGATCCGCGAGTCCGGCGGCGACCGCTCGGCGGTGACCGGCAATACGCGGCTGGTCTCCGACTGGCTGCTGATCCGCATTACCAGCAACCCGGGCGAGTCGACCCTGGACCGCATGATTGCCCTGGTCGAAGGTGCCAAGCGGCAAAAGACCCCCAACGAGATCGCCCTCGACATCCTGCTGATCGGCCTGACGCTGATCTTCCTGATCGTGGTGGTGACTTTGCAGCCGTTCGCCCACTTTGCGGGTGGCAGCTTGCCGTTGATCTTCCTGGCCGCGCTGCTGGTGACGCTGATTCCCACCACCATCGGCGGCCTGCTGTCGGCCATCGGCATTGCCGGTATGGACCGGCTGGTGCGGCTGAACGTCATCGCCCGCTCGGGTCGCGCGGTCGAGGCCGCCGGTGACGTGCATACACTGATGCTCGACAAGACCGGCACCATCACCTTCGGCAACCGCCGCTGCAGCGCGCTGCATGCTGCGCCAGGTATCACCGCTCGCGAATTGGGTGAGGGCGCCTTGCTGGCCTCTCTGGCCGACGACACCGCCGAAGGCAAGTCGATTGTCGAATACCTGCGCCAGCTCCATGAGTTTGTCGAACCGGCGGCCGGGCAGTTCGACGCTGTGGCCTTCAGTGCCGAGACACGCCTGTCAGGCATCGACTACCAGCAGCACCGCTACCGCAAGGGTGCCGTCGATGCCGTGCTGGCATTTGTCGGCATGCAACGCCTGGAAATGCCCCCGGCGTTGGCCCGCGAAGTGGAGCGGATTGCCCAGAGCGGTGGTACGCCGCTGCTGGTGTGTATCGACAAGCGCCTGCTTGGCGTGATCCACCTCAAGGATGTGGTAAAGCCCGGCATCCGCGAGCGCTTCGCCGAGCTGCGCAAGCTGGGCATCCGCACGGTGATGGTGACCGGCGACAACCCGTTGACTGCCGCCGCCATCGCCGCAGAAGCGGGCGTGGATGACGTATTGGCAGAGGCCACCCCCGAGAAGAAGCTGGCGCGTATCCGCCAGGAGCAGAACGACGGCCGCCTGGTGGCCATGTGCGGCGACGGCGCCAACGACGCCCCGGCACTGGCCCAGGCCGATGTGGGTATGGCCATGAACGACGGCACCCAGGCCGCGCGCGAGGCGGCCAACATGGTCGACCTGGACAGCGACCCGACCAAACTGCTGGATGTGGTGCAGGTGGGCAAGGAATTGCTGGTGACCCGTGGTGCGCTGACCACGTTCTCCATTGCCAACGACGTGGCCAAGTACTTCGCCATCCTGCCAGCGCTGTTCGCCGCCATCTACCCACAGTTGGGCGTGCTCAACCTGATGCAGCTGGCCAGTCCGCAGAGCGCGATCCTGTCGGCCATCGTGTTCAACGCACTGATCATCATCGTGCTGATCCCGCTGGCGTTGCGTGGCGTACGCGTGCAGGCGGCCAGTGCGGCGCACCTGTTGCGGCGCAACCTGCTGATCTACGGGCTGGGCGGCATTGTGGTGCCGTTTGCCGGGATCAAGCTGATCGACCTGCTGCTCAATGCCCTGAACCTGGTCTGA
- the kdpA gene encoding potassium-transporting ATPase subunit KdpA: protein MHSYDFALLLAFFAIVLLPAPWLGRFYFKVMEGQRTWLSPLLGPVEQACYRLAGVNAIQEQNWRQYTLALLAFNLVGFLLLFAVLLLQGYLPLNPQHLPGQEWSLAFNTAVSFVTNTNWQAYSGEASVSYLSQILGLTVQNFVSAAIGLAVLVALCRGIARRSASTLGNFWVDMTRATLYGLLPLCVLLALLLVWQGVPQTFADYAHALTLQGTDQTIPLGPAASQIAIKQLGTNGGGFFGVNSAHPFENPTAWSNLFEVASIILIPVALVFTFGHYVKDLRQSRAILACMLALFLIGGSTALWSEHQPNPALQSPQVQQTAPLEGKESRFGTTGSVLWTVTTTAASNGSVNAMHDSLNPLTGMVAMVNMMVGEVIFGGVGAGLYGMLLFVLIAVFLAGLMIGRTPEYLGKKLQAREVQLLVATLLVMPVGVLILGAIAASLPGPAGAVSNPGAHGFSQLLYAYTSGTANNGSAFAGFGANTVYHNLMIGLAMLIGRFGYILPILALAGSLAAKKSAPQGQNSFPTHGPLFTGLLLVTILLVGGLTFLPTLALGPIAEHLSLGF, encoded by the coding sequence ATGCACAGTTACGATTTCGCCTTGCTCCTGGCGTTCTTTGCCATCGTGCTGCTACCCGCACCCTGGCTTGGGCGGTTCTACTTCAAGGTCATGGAAGGCCAGCGCACCTGGCTGTCGCCGCTACTCGGCCCGGTCGAGCAAGCCTGCTACCGGCTGGCGGGCGTGAACGCCATCCAGGAGCAGAACTGGCGGCAGTACACCCTGGCCCTGCTGGCCTTCAACCTGGTCGGGTTCCTGCTGCTGTTCGCCGTGCTGCTGTTGCAGGGGTACCTGCCGCTCAACCCGCAGCACCTGCCAGGCCAGGAATGGTCGCTGGCGTTCAACACCGCCGTCAGTTTCGTGACCAACACCAACTGGCAGGCCTACAGCGGTGAAGCGTCGGTCAGCTACCTGAGCCAGATACTCGGCCTGACCGTGCAGAACTTTGTCAGTGCTGCCATCGGCCTGGCCGTGCTGGTGGCGCTGTGCCGTGGCATTGCCCGGCGCAGCGCGTCGACGCTGGGCAACTTCTGGGTCGACATGACCCGTGCCACCCTCTACGGCTTGCTGCCGCTGTGCGTGCTGCTGGCGCTGTTGCTGGTCTGGCAGGGCGTACCGCAGACCTTTGCCGACTATGCCCATGCGCTGACCTTGCAAGGTACTGACCAGACCATTCCACTGGGCCCGGCCGCCAGCCAGATCGCTATCAAGCAATTGGGTACCAATGGCGGCGGCTTCTTCGGCGTCAACTCGGCGCATCCGTTCGAAAACCCTACGGCCTGGAGCAACCTGTTCGAGGTGGCTTCGATCATTCTCATTCCGGTGGCCCTGGTGTTCACCTTCGGCCACTACGTGAAGGACTTGCGCCAGAGCCGCGCTATCCTGGCCTGCATGCTTGCCCTGTTCCTGATCGGTGGCAGCACGGCGTTGTGGTCCGAGCATCAACCCAACCCGGCGTTGCAGAGCCCACAGGTGCAACAGACTGCCCCCCTGGAGGGCAAGGAAAGCCGCTTCGGCACCACCGGTTCGGTGCTGTGGACGGTCACTACCACCGCGGCCTCCAACGGTTCGGTCAATGCCATGCACGACAGCCTGAACCCGCTGACCGGCATGGTGGCGATGGTCAACATGATGGTCGGCGAGGTGATATTCGGCGGCGTCGGCGCGGGTCTCTACGGGATGCTGCTGTTCGTCCTGATCGCTGTATTCCTGGCCGGGCTGATGATTGGCCGCACCCCGGAGTACCTGGGTAAAAAGCTGCAGGCCCGTGAGGTGCAGTTGCTGGTGGCGACCCTGCTGGTGATGCCGGTCGGCGTCCTGATACTCGGCGCCATTGCCGCCAGCCTGCCAGGCCCGGCGGGGGCGGTCAGCAACCCGGGGGCGCACGGTTTCAGCCAACTGCTGTACGCCTACACCTCGGGCACTGCCAACAATGGCTCGGCCTTCGCCGGTTTCGGTGCCAACACGGTGTACCACAACCTGATGATCGGCCTGGCCATGCTCATTGGCCGCTTCGGCTACATCCTGCCAATCCTGGCCCTGGCCGGCAGCCTGGCGGCCAAGAAGAGTGCGCCACAGGGGCAAAACAGCTTCCCCACCCACGGCCCGCTGTTCACCGGCCTGCTGCTGGTGACCATCTTGCTGGTCGGCGGCCTGACCTTCCTGCCGACCCTGGCCCTTGGGCCAATCGCCGAACACCTGAGCCTGGGTTTTTGA
- the kdpF gene encoding K(+)-transporting ATPase subunit F has protein sequence MNMLDGLSLLLAVALAFYLLVALLRADRS, from the coding sequence ATGAACATGCTCGACGGGCTGTCACTGCTGCTGGCAGTGGCCTTGGCGTTTTATCTGCTGGTGGCGCTGCTGCGCGCCGATCGCAGCTAG
- a CDS encoding AI-2E family transporter: MVNNDRLLIQILLLALLGAGLWVMAPFISALLWGAILAFASWPLMRLLTRVLGGRETLAASLLTTAWILIVALPLVWLGFNLADHIRDATAFVRDVQVDGLPDAPAWLGGIPFVGERLVNGWQSLDQQGAALLASAKPYFGQVGNWLLARSAQIGSGVLELSLSLVFVFFFYRDGPRLAAFVLRLLHRLVGERAEYYLELVAGTVQRVVNGVIGTAAAQAALALIGFLIAGVPGAIVLGLVTFMLSLIPMGPPLAWIPATAWLVWKGEYGMAVFLGIWGTFVISGVDNVLKPYLISRGGNLPLVIVLLGVFGGLLAFGFIGLFIGPTLLAVGYSLLLDWSRNAAQQPPQQ; the protein is encoded by the coding sequence ATGGTTAACAATGACCGCCTGCTGATCCAGATTCTGCTGCTGGCCTTGCTGGGTGCCGGCCTTTGGGTGATGGCACCGTTCATTTCTGCATTGCTGTGGGGGGCTATCCTGGCTTTTGCCAGCTGGCCGTTGATGCGCTTGCTGACGCGTGTGCTGGGCGGCCGTGAAACCCTGGCGGCCAGCCTGCTGACCACGGCCTGGATACTGATCGTGGCACTGCCGCTGGTGTGGCTGGGGTTCAACCTGGCCGATCATATTCGCGATGCTACGGCGTTTGTGCGTGACGTGCAGGTCGACGGGCTGCCCGATGCGCCGGCCTGGCTGGGTGGCATTCCATTTGTGGGCGAGCGCCTGGTCAACGGGTGGCAATCCCTGGACCAGCAGGGCGCAGCCCTGCTGGCCTCGGCCAAGCCCTACTTCGGGCAAGTGGGCAACTGGTTGCTGGCGCGCAGTGCGCAGATTGGCAGCGGCGTGCTGGAACTGTCCCTGAGCCTGGTGTTCGTGTTCTTCTTCTACCGCGACGGGCCGCGCCTGGCAGCATTCGTGCTGCGCTTGCTGCACCGCCTGGTGGGCGAGCGCGCCGAGTATTACCTGGAACTGGTAGCCGGTACCGTTCAGCGGGTGGTCAACGGGGTAATCGGCACGGCGGCTGCGCAGGCCGCGCTGGCGCTGATCGGCTTTCTGATCGCGGGGGTACCCGGCGCGATCGTGCTGGGCCTGGTGACCTTCATGCTCAGCCTGATCCCCATGGGCCCGCCACTGGCCTGGATCCCGGCCACTGCCTGGCTGGTGTGGAAGGGCGAATACGGCATGGCGGTGTTCCTGGGTATCTGGGGCACCTTCGTCATCAGCGGCGTGGACAACGTGCTCAAGCCCTACCTGATCAGCCGTGGCGGCAACCTGCCGCTGGTGATCGTGCTGCTGGGCGTATTCGGAGGCTTGCTTGCCTTTGGCTTCATTGGCCTGTTCATCGGCCCGACCTTGCTGGCGGTAGGTTACAGCCTGCTGCTGGACTGGAGCCGTAACGCGGCGCAACAGCCGCCACAACAGTAA
- a CDS encoding DUF4892 domain-containing protein → MSAPVAIRNAVVACLALASPVLWAGSLPVPVDAKVVDQRPAVEQERVYPMGPLRKISGRLRVDNKVESRGQVSSVTYELPVERTAREAFTSAREALQRDGGYPLFWCQGRDCGEASLWGNDVFANARLNGGDEQQAFILLRRSAAEADTLVALYSVTRGNRRAYLHVEEFVAASPLGELLPTAATVLREMRDTGKLDYPDLAAPQDAWVNLLARSLNLDSTLRASLSGAQAEAWREALVKAGVRNGRLEVGSAPTDGLHLELIR, encoded by the coding sequence ATGAGCGCGCCTGTTGCCATCCGTAATGCTGTCGTCGCCTGCCTGGCGCTTGCCAGCCCGGTATTGTGGGCCGGCAGCCTGCCGGTGCCGGTGGACGCAAAGGTTGTTGACCAGCGCCCGGCCGTGGAGCAGGAACGCGTCTACCCCATGGGCCCGCTGCGCAAGATCAGCGGTCGTCTGCGGGTCGATAACAAAGTCGAGAGCCGGGGGCAGGTCAGCTCGGTCACCTACGAACTGCCGGTCGAACGTACAGCCCGTGAAGCCTTCACCAGTGCCCGCGAAGCACTGCAGCGTGATGGGGGTTACCCATTGTTCTGGTGCCAGGGTCGCGATTGCGGCGAGGCCAGCCTGTGGGGCAACGATGTGTTCGCCAATGCCCGCCTCAACGGTGGTGACGAGCAGCAGGCGTTCATCCTGCTACGCCGCTCGGCAGCCGAGGCCGACACGCTGGTCGCGCTGTACAGCGTTACCCGCGGCAACCGCCGCGCCTACCTGCATGTGGAGGAGTTCGTCGCCGCCAGCCCGCTGGGCGAGCTTCTGCCAACCGCCGCCACGGTGCTGCGCGAAATGCGCGACACCGGCAAGCTCGACTACCCTGACCTTGCGGCGCCGCAAGACGCCTGGGTGAACCTGCTGGCCCGCAGCCTGAACCTCGACAGCACCTTGCGCGCCAGCCTAAGCGGCGCCCAGGCTGAAGCCTGGCGTGAGGCGCTGGTCAAGGCAGGCGTACGCAATGGCCGCCTTGAAGTCGGCAGCGCACCCACCGATGGCCTGCACCTTGAATTGATCCGTTGA